One stretch of Janibacter limosus DNA includes these proteins:
- a CDS encoding MarP family serine protease — MTDSTILDLVLLLVLAAYAIGMYRSGLVAGLLSIVGMVAGGLLALWGLPGVFARWSATAGDPVARVALLVVGTIVAAGIGQSIGALAGARWRTRVTHGPTRLVDSLLGGVAALVVGSTVVWLMAGAVVAAHPAPAPAWLTGSRVLQQIDRAMPAGADRALSSAYQRLATDGLPRVFSGIGREPIRAVEPPEPGVVAGRGVEAAAASVVEVTALAPACGRGSSGSGWVAAPQRVVTNAHVVAGTSSPMVRVGGTGPALAATVVAFDPGRDVAVLAVPALQAAPLPSGPDLTRGDSVAVAGFPLGGPYDVEAGRVRERTNARGTSIDGAPGVTRDIYAVSARVEHGNSGGPLLSPSGQVVGTVFAKSVSDDGTGYVLTLDETRPVVEDGVRATSAVGAGSCAG, encoded by the coding sequence ATGACCGACTCGACGATCCTGGACCTCGTCCTGCTGCTCGTGCTCGCCGCCTACGCGATCGGCATGTACCGCTCCGGCCTCGTCGCCGGCCTGCTGTCCATCGTCGGGATGGTCGCGGGTGGGCTGCTCGCCCTGTGGGGGCTGCCGGGGGTCTTCGCCCGGTGGTCGGCGACCGCGGGTGACCCGGTGGCACGGGTCGCACTCCTCGTCGTCGGGACGATCGTCGCGGCCGGCATCGGGCAGAGCATCGGCGCCCTGGCCGGCGCTCGCTGGCGCACCCGGGTCACCCACGGCCCCACCCGGCTCGTCGACTCGCTGCTCGGTGGGGTCGCCGCGCTGGTCGTGGGATCGACCGTCGTCTGGCTGATGGCCGGAGCCGTGGTCGCCGCCCACCCCGCGCCTGCCCCCGCTTGGCTCACCGGCTCACGCGTCCTGCAGCAGATCGACCGGGCCATGCCGGCCGGTGCCGACCGGGCACTGTCGAGTGCCTATCAGCGGCTGGCCACCGACGGGCTGCCACGGGTCTTCTCCGGCATCGGGCGCGAACCCATCCGCGCGGTCGAGCCGCCCGAGCCCGGGGTCGTCGCGGGACGGGGTGTCGAGGCGGCCGCGGCGTCGGTCGTCGAGGTCACCGCGCTGGCCCCGGCCTGCGGTCGCGGCTCGTCGGGCAGCGGGTGGGTCGCCGCGCCGCAGCGGGTCGTCACCAATGCGCACGTCGTCGCCGGGACGAGCAGCCCCATGGTCCGGGTCGGTGGCACCGGTCCTGCCCTCGCGGCGACCGTCGTCGCCTTCGACCCGGGCCGGGACGTCGCCGTCCTGGCGGTCCCCGCGCTGCAGGCCGCGCCCCTCCCTTCGGGGCCGGACCTGACGCGAGGTGACTCCGTCGCGGTCGCGGGCTTCCCCCTCGGCGGTCCCTACGACGTCGAGGCCGGCCGCGTGCGCGAGCGCACCAACGCCCGGGGGACCTCGATCGACGGCGCGCCCGGGGTGACGCGCGACATCTACGCCGTGAGTGCCCGGGTGGAGCACGGCAACTCCGGCGGCCCGCTCCTGTCACCCTCGGGCCAGGTCGTCGGCACGGTCTTCGCCAAGTCCGTCAGCGACGACGGCACGGGCTATGTCCTCACCCTCGACGAGACCCGCCCCGTGGTCGAGGACGGCGTGCGTGCCACGTCAGCGGTCGGCGCCGGCTCCTGCGCGGGCTAA
- a CDS encoding helix-turn-helix domain-containing protein, producing the protein MQVDVEGSMMGLISVPDAARQLGVSRMRIQQRIADGSLPAQRVGRQWVIDEADLRAVAHSAGPGRPLSPASAWALVAVAAGSGEGLSPSGKSRASARLGAFLEQAPQVADLDAFAARTKRLLGGRAERRLYRASPLDLPGLRDEPRLRLSGLSVPEARIAGDSVVEGYIHARDREALIRDHLLSPAKGARANVIMHVINGDGDVDHLVGSDLVVAADLAEHESPRERARAQELLADLAERHAS; encoded by the coding sequence GTGCAGGTGGATGTGGAGGGGTCGATGATGGGTCTGATCAGCGTTCCCGACGCAGCACGCCAGCTTGGCGTGTCGCGCATGCGAATCCAGCAGCGCATCGCGGACGGGTCCCTGCCCGCCCAGCGGGTCGGCCGCCAGTGGGTCATCGACGAGGCAGACCTGCGAGCAGTGGCGCACAGCGCGGGCCCTGGTCGCCCACTGTCGCCGGCGTCCGCCTGGGCGCTCGTCGCTGTAGCGGCGGGCAGCGGCGAAGGTCTATCTCCGTCGGGGAAGTCGCGTGCCAGTGCCCGTCTCGGCGCCTTCCTCGAGCAGGCGCCGCAGGTGGCTGACCTTGATGCCTTCGCAGCCCGGACGAAGCGACTCCTGGGAGGTCGGGCCGAGCGGCGGCTCTACCGGGCTTCGCCGTTGGACCTGCCGGGACTGCGCGACGAGCCTCGCCTGCGCTTGTCGGGACTCTCCGTTCCTGAAGCTCGGATTGCAGGCGACAGCGTGGTCGAGGGCTACATCCACGCCCGTGACCGAGAGGCGCTCATACGGGACCATCTGCTCTCACCGGCCAAGGGCGCCCGGGCGAATGTGATCATGCATGTCATCAACGGTGACGGGGATGTCGACCACTTGGTCGGGAGCGACCTTGTCGTCGCAGCAGACCTGGCCGAGCACGAGAGCCCGCGCGAACGCGCGCGAGCGCAAGAGCTGCTGGCCGACCTTGCCGAACGGCACGCCTCGTGA
- a CDS encoding NAD(P)/FAD-dependent oxidoreductase encodes MSTPTPPPPKVAVIGAGMVGLSTAWFLQEQGVEVEVFDRDGVAAGSSWGNAGWITPGISTPLPDPAVLSYGIKAVISPASPVYVPVTGDPRLLRFLAAFTRNSTMRRWSRSMRALVPINGHALPAFDDLAAGGVSSPAHKARSFVAGYETRAETEFLLTELEHIADSGQEVGFEVLTGDEVRAAEPTFSDRIGAGIRLLGQRYVHPGEFVASLADSVRARGGTIHEGARVTGITDEAKGVRLALHQDGTRSFDSVVVATGTWLDALVRPFGVRMHVQAGRGYSFSVPIDHEPKGPVYLPTQRVACTPLGDRLRVAGMMEFRAPEAALDPRRIEAIVDATRPYVTGVDLDDRQDEWVGSRPCTSDGLPLIGATSSRRVHVAGGHGMWGMTLGPATGRLLAQSIVTGRPAPELTPFDPLR; translated from the coding sequence ATGAGCACCCCCACCCCCCCCCCCCCGAAGGTCGCCGTCATCGGCGCCGGCATGGTCGGACTGTCGACCGCGTGGTTCCTGCAGGAGCAGGGGGTCGAGGTCGAGGTCTTCGACCGGGACGGCGTCGCCGCCGGCTCGTCCTGGGGCAACGCCGGCTGGATCACTCCCGGGATCTCCACCCCCCTTCCTGACCCCGCCGTCCTCTCCTACGGGATCAAGGCCGTCATCTCCCCCGCGTCGCCCGTCTACGTCCCGGTGACCGGCGACCCGCGGCTGCTGCGCTTCCTCGCGGCCTTCACCCGCAACAGCACGATGCGTCGCTGGAGCCGCTCGATGCGCGCGCTCGTGCCGATCAACGGGCACGCCCTCCCCGCCTTCGACGACCTGGCCGCCGGTGGCGTGAGCTCCCCTGCGCACAAAGCCCGTTCGTTCGTCGCGGGCTACGAGACGCGGGCCGAGACCGAGTTCCTGCTGACCGAGCTCGAGCACATCGCCGACTCCGGTCAGGAGGTCGGCTTCGAGGTCCTCACCGGTGACGAGGTCCGCGCCGCCGAGCCGACCTTCTCCGACCGCATCGGCGCCGGGATCCGCCTGCTCGGTCAGCGCTACGTGCACCCCGGCGAGTTCGTCGCCTCCCTCGCCGACTCCGTGCGGGCCCGCGGCGGCACGATCCACGAGGGTGCCCGCGTCACCGGCATCACCGACGAGGCGAAGGGGGTGCGCCTGGCCCTCCACCAGGACGGCACCCGGTCCTTCGACAGCGTCGTCGTCGCCACGGGCACCTGGCTGGACGCCCTCGTGCGGCCCTTCGGCGTGCGCATGCACGTCCAGGCAGGGCGCGGCTACAGCTTCAGCGTGCCGATCGACCACGAGCCCAAGGGCCCCGTCTACCTCCCCACCCAGCGGGTGGCCTGCACACCGCTCGGCGACCGCCTGCGGGTGGCCGGGATGATGGAGTTCCGCGCGCCCGAGGCTGCGCTCGACCCACGCCGCATCGAGGCCATCGTCGACGCGACCCGCCCCTACGTCACCGGCGTCGACCTCGACGACCGCCAGGACGAGTGGGTCGGCTCGCGACCCTGCACCTCCGACGGGCTGCCGCTCATCGGGGCGACGAGCTCGCGTCGCGTGCACGTCGCCGGAGGTCACGGCATGTGGGGCATGACCCTCGGGCCGGCCACCGGCCGGCTCCTCGCCCAGTCGATCGTGACGGGCCGACCCGCCCCCGAGCTGACCCCCTTCGACCCGCTGCGCTGA
- a CDS encoding acyltransferase family protein, translated as MSSPSLGTALSGRDNSLNAVRLGLAAAVILAHAWPLGGYGASAWERLGTIGVAGFFALSGFLIAGSRMRSDFRPYLARRARRIFPGFWGVLLMTGFVFAPIGAVIGGGGWDPAQSLSYVVDNATLVMTHPSIGATLSGAPNPGMWNGSLWTLMYEFAAYLLCGAALGIGWVRRHLAVSAAAVVIVLPVIAVAVGELSGPAHMLTSALRLFPFFAAGVLAHALRDRLRTTTPVAALAVAAVISLAVTSEQLLNVLGPIPVAYALLHIGATWKTSIAAKEDHSYGLYVYGWPVQQLLGMAGLGALVPAPVFAVVSFACVLPLAIASWRLVERPAMRLPLPSLPARPSGDLHPADLPVHVREHVDHRAAFAAHR; from the coding sequence ATGTCCTCACCCAGCCTCGGCACCGCCCTGTCCGGACGCGACAACTCGCTCAATGCCGTGCGCCTGGGGCTCGCGGCGGCCGTCATCCTCGCCCACGCCTGGCCGCTCGGCGGCTACGGCGCGAGCGCCTGGGAGCGGCTCGGGACCATCGGGGTGGCGGGCTTCTTCGCCCTCTCCGGGTTCCTCATCGCCGGCAGCAGGATGCGGAGCGACTTCCGGCCCTACCTCGCACGGCGCGCCCGCCGGATCTTCCCCGGCTTCTGGGGTGTGCTGCTCATGACCGGCTTCGTCTTCGCGCCGATCGGCGCAGTCATCGGCGGCGGCGGGTGGGATCCCGCCCAGTCGCTGTCCTACGTCGTCGACAACGCGACGCTCGTGATGACCCACCCGTCGATCGGCGCCACGCTGTCCGGCGCCCCCAACCCCGGGATGTGGAACGGCTCGCTCTGGACGCTCATGTACGAGTTCGCCGCGTACCTGCTCTGCGGCGCTGCTCTCGGCATCGGCTGGGTGCGCCGCCACCTCGCGGTGTCCGCCGCCGCGGTGGTCATCGTCCTGCCCGTCATCGCCGTGGCCGTCGGTGAGCTCTCCGGGCCGGCCCACATGCTGACGAGCGCGCTGCGCCTCTTCCCCTTCTTCGCGGCCGGTGTCCTCGCCCACGCCCTGCGCGACCGGCTGCGCACGACGACCCCCGTGGCCGCTCTCGCCGTCGCCGCCGTCATCTCGCTCGCCGTGACCTCCGAGCAGCTGCTCAACGTGCTCGGCCCGATCCCCGTCGCCTACGCGCTGCTGCACATCGGCGCCACGTGGAAGACCTCGATCGCGGCCAAGGAGGACCACTCCTACGGCCTCTACGTCTACGGCTGGCCGGTGCAGCAGCTGCTCGGCATGGCCGGCCTCGGGGCGCTCGTCCCCGCCCCGGTCTTCGCGGTCGTCTCCTTCGCCTGCGTCCTGCCGCTGGCCATCGCCTCTTGGCGGCTCGTCGAGCGGCCGGCGATGCGACTGCCGCTCCCTTCGCTGCCCGCACGCCCGAGCGGGGACCTGCACCCTGCCGACCTGCCGGTGCACGTGCGTGAGCACGTCGACCACCGCGCGGCCTTCGCAGCGCACCGCTGA
- a CDS encoding DUF445 domain-containing protein: MSFLQETPADERRRAGLRRMRTLATGLLVLAAIVYVVTLRLDHSGVWGFVNTAAEAAMVGALADWFAVTAIFRHPLGIPVPHTALVKKRKDELGRSLQEFVADNFLTEEIARDRLATAHVAERLGAWLSAPANRQRVLTEATRGATRALERVEDEDVHDFLSQLLLPRLSQEPISPIAGSLLEGVVEGGSHKGIVDLGIDEIRRWLEDNPDLFKQVVGDKAPWWTPEWVDDKVIDWTYRQALTWLGEMRSDAHHPARTALDDLLTRLARDLQHDPEVMASAEALKERLLAHPQVPTSAVAVWQSLRTSLMGAMADRESYFWRRGEELLTHLGEHLEHDEVWQQRLETHLGEIVAFFVNTYGDELAEVISVTVERWDADEASERIELFVGRDLQFIRINGTVVGALAGLAIHTVSVLIS, from the coding sequence GTGAGCTTCTTGCAAGAGACCCCTGCCGACGAGCGGCGCCGTGCCGGGCTGCGGCGGATGCGCACCCTGGCGACGGGCCTGCTCGTGCTGGCCGCGATCGTCTACGTCGTCACCCTCCGCCTCGACCACTCGGGCGTGTGGGGCTTCGTCAACACGGCTGCCGAGGCCGCGATGGTCGGTGCACTCGCGGACTGGTTCGCCGTCACCGCGATCTTCCGCCACCCGCTCGGGATCCCGGTGCCGCACACGGCGCTGGTCAAGAAGCGCAAGGACGAGCTGGGGCGCAGCCTGCAGGAGTTCGTCGCGGACAACTTCCTCACCGAGGAGATCGCCCGCGACCGCCTGGCGACGGCGCACGTCGCCGAGCGTCTCGGCGCCTGGCTGTCGGCGCCGGCCAACCGGCAGCGCGTCCTCACCGAGGCCACCCGCGGTGCCACCCGGGCGTTGGAGCGGGTCGAGGACGAGGACGTCCACGACTTCCTCAGTCAGCTGCTGCTCCCGCGGTTGTCGCAGGAGCCGATCAGCCCCATCGCCGGCTCGCTCCTCGAGGGCGTGGTCGAAGGGGGCAGCCACAAGGGCATCGTCGACCTCGGCATCGACGAGATCCGGCGGTGGCTCGAGGACAACCCCGACCTCTTCAAGCAGGTCGTCGGGGACAAGGCGCCGTGGTGGACCCCCGAGTGGGTCGACGACAAGGTCATCGACTGGACCTACCGGCAGGCGCTGACCTGGCTCGGCGAGATGCGCAGCGACGCGCACCACCCGGCCCGCACCGCCCTCGACGACCTGCTGACCCGGCTGGCCCGGGACCTGCAGCACGACCCCGAGGTCATGGCCAGCGCCGAGGCGCTCAAGGAGCGCCTGCTCGCCCACCCGCAGGTGCCGACGAGCGCGGTCGCCGTGTGGCAGTCGCTGCGGACCTCTCTCATGGGGGCGATGGCCGACCGCGAGTCCTACTTCTGGCGGCGCGGCGAGGAGCTGCTCACCCACCTGGGCGAGCACCTCGAGCACGACGAGGTCTGGCAGCAGCGGCTCGAGACGCACCTGGGCGAGATCGTCGCCTTCTTCGTCAACACCTACGGCGACGAGCTCGCCGAGGTCATCTCGGTGACCGTCGAGCGGTGGGACGCCGACGAGGCGAGCGAGCGGATCGAGCTCTTCGTCGGACGCGACCTGCAGTTCATCCGGATCAACGGCACCGTCGTCGGCGCGCTCGCGGGTCTGGCGATCCACACGGTGAGCGTGCTGATCTCCTGA
- a CDS encoding GuaB1 family IMP dehydrogenase-related protein — protein MDFLNGLMPQFDLTYDDVFMVPRRSDVASRHGVDLTTNDGTGTTIPLVVANMTAIAGRRMAETTARRGGLTVIPQDIPVEVVAEVIAFVKARDLVHDTPITLEPSTTAGEALALINKRAHGAGVVVEDGRPVGVVTERDLEQVDRFTQVRDVMSPDPMTISADADPRTAFEELHRARRRVAPVVDADGRLVGIQTTKGAVRASMYTPAVDGQGRLRIAAAVGINGDVGGKAAALLEAGADVLVVDTAHGHQTKMLDALAAVRALDPQVPVVAGNIVSAAGTRELIEAGADIVKVGVGPGAMCTTRMMTAVGRPQLSAVLECAAAARELGKHVWADGGVRHPRDVALALAAGASNVMIGSWFAGTFESPGDLVTDSDGRRYKESFGMASARAVQSRTAADSPFDRARKALFEEGISNSRMYVDPAGPGVEDVIDEIIGGVRSSCTYAGATSLEEFHERALVSLQSTAGFAEGRPLHTSW, from the coding sequence GTGGACTTCCTCAACGGCCTGATGCCCCAGTTCGACCTGACCTACGACGACGTCTTCATGGTGCCGCGCCGCAGTGACGTGGCCAGCCGCCACGGGGTCGACCTGACGACGAACGACGGGACCGGGACGACGATCCCGCTCGTCGTCGCCAACATGACCGCGATCGCCGGTCGTCGGATGGCCGAGACGACCGCCCGCCGTGGGGGCCTGACGGTCATCCCGCAGGACATCCCGGTCGAGGTCGTCGCGGAGGTGATCGCCTTCGTCAAGGCGCGCGACCTGGTCCACGACACCCCGATCACCCTGGAGCCGAGCACCACGGCCGGCGAAGCCCTCGCCCTGATCAACAAGCGGGCCCACGGCGCCGGGGTCGTCGTCGAGGACGGCCGACCGGTCGGCGTGGTCACCGAGCGCGACCTCGAGCAGGTCGATCGCTTCACCCAGGTCCGGGATGTCATGTCCCCCGACCCGATGACGATCTCGGCGGACGCGGACCCGCGCACGGCCTTCGAGGAGCTGCACCGCGCCCGCCGCAGGGTGGCTCCCGTGGTCGATGCGGACGGCCGCCTCGTCGGCATCCAGACGACGAAGGGAGCGGTCCGCGCCAGCATGTACACCCCCGCCGTCGACGGGCAGGGACGGCTGCGCATCGCCGCAGCGGTCGGGATCAACGGCGACGTGGGCGGCAAGGCCGCGGCGCTGCTCGAGGCGGGCGCCGACGTCCTCGTCGTCGACACCGCCCACGGCCACCAGACCAAGATGCTCGACGCCCTCGCCGCCGTGCGGGCGCTCGACCCGCAGGTGCCGGTCGTCGCCGGCAACATCGTCTCGGCGGCTGGCACCCGCGAGCTGATCGAGGCCGGCGCCGACATCGTCAAGGTCGGGGTCGGGCCCGGCGCGATGTGCACGACGCGGATGATGACCGCCGTCGGCCGCCCCCAGCTCTCGGCGGTCCTCGAGTGCGCCGCGGCGGCGCGCGAGCTCGGCAAGCACGTGTGGGCCGACGGCGGGGTCCGCCACCCCCGCGACGTCGCGCTCGCGCTCGCGGCCGGCGCCAGCAACGTGATGATCGGGTCATGGTTCGCCGGGACCTTCGAGTCGCCCGGTGACCTCGTCACCGACTCCGACGGGCGCAGGTACAAGGAGTCCTTCGGGATGGCCTCCGCACGCGCGGTGCAGAGCCGCACGGCGGCGGACTCCCCCTTCGACCGGGCGCGCAAGGCGCTCTTCGAAGAGGGCATCTCCAACTCGCGGATGTACGTCGACCCGGCCGGCCCGGGCGTCGAGGACGTCATCGACGAGATCATCGGCGGCGTGCGCAGCTCGTGCACCTACGCCGGCGCCACCTCGCTCGAGGAGTTCCACGAGCGCGCCCTCGTCAGCCTGCAGTCCACGGCCGGCTTCGCCGAGGGCCGACCGCTGCACACCTCCTGGTGA
- a CDS encoding PHP domain-containing protein translates to MRSLEPLQAPVDPVEALRRVGFLLERSRQHSRRVEAFRGAAQVLRGLDEGEVAQRVKAGTITDLTGIGKSTAGVIEQAVRGELPDYLATQQDEHGGPLVEGSEAYTEAIIGDCHLHSDWSDGGSPIEEMVLTAVELGHEWMVLTDHSPRLRIANGLTAQRLAQQLELLERINASLGDAITVLSGIEVDILDDGALDQTPEMLGRLDLVTASVHSKLKMAKGPMTRRMVAAVSNPRVNVLGHCTGRLVTGGRGTRPQSDFDARAVFEACAEHDVAVEINSRPERCDPPDELIELALDIGCLFAVDSDAHAPGQLEMKAYGAERAERLGVPLERIVTTWEVERLVEWVGSEDQR, encoded by the coding sequence GTGAGGTCCCTCGAGCCGCTGCAGGCCCCCGTCGACCCGGTCGAGGCCCTGCGCCGCGTCGGCTTCCTCCTCGAGCGCTCCCGGCAGCACAGCCGGCGGGTGGAGGCCTTCCGCGGCGCAGCCCAGGTCCTGCGCGGCCTGGACGAAGGGGAGGTCGCGCAGCGGGTCAAGGCCGGCACGATCACCGACCTCACGGGCATCGGCAAGTCCACCGCCGGCGTCATCGAGCAGGCCGTGCGCGGCGAGCTGCCCGACTACCTCGCGACCCAGCAGGACGAGCACGGCGGGCCCCTCGTCGAGGGCAGCGAGGCGTACACCGAGGCGATCATCGGCGACTGCCACCTGCACTCCGACTGGTCGGACGGCGGCAGCCCGATCGAGGAGATGGTCCTCACTGCCGTCGAGCTCGGCCACGAGTGGATGGTCCTCACCGACCACTCCCCCCGCCTGCGGATCGCCAACGGCCTGACGGCGCAGCGCCTGGCCCAGCAGCTGGAGCTCCTGGAGCGGATCAACGCCTCGCTCGGTGACGCCATCACGGTGCTCTCCGGGATCGAGGTCGACATCCTCGACGACGGCGCGCTCGACCAGACCCCCGAGATGCTCGGCCGACTCGACCTGGTCACCGCCTCGGTGCACTCGAAGCTGAAGATGGCCAAGGGCCCGATGACGCGGCGGATGGTCGCCGCGGTCAGCAACCCCCGGGTCAACGTCCTGGGCCACTGCACCGGGCGCCTCGTGACCGGCGGGCGCGGCACCCGGCCACAGAGCGACTTCGACGCCCGAGCGGTCTTCGAGGCCTGCGCCGAGCACGACGTCGCCGTGGAGATCAACTCCCGACCCGAGCGCTGCGACCCGCCCGACGAGCTCATCGAGCTGGCGCTGGACATCGGCTGCCTCTTCGCCGTCGACTCCGACGCGCACGCCCCCGGTCAGCTGGAGATGAAGGCCTACGGCGCCGAGCGCGCCGAGCGCCTCGGGGTGCCCCTGGAGCGCATCGTCACGACCTGGGAGGTCGAGCGACTTGTCGAGTGGGTCGGATCAGAAGACCAGCGCTAG
- a CDS encoding glycosyltransferase, with product MSPITVSAAKRQARRAARATARRVNLERIAALPHQGGKVGRRAIVTQARLFVHLGGRAEEGLVLLGTMSDADLGPTGHAFKACFHHELGATEAAIHEATAALHQHPDAEALGFAMWIAQRNGHEALIRRANTLAATVQPTLTKDAERLLRAFRSDDIAQTDAFVANAATWTCDHSVDRLEQISAETEIRSADDPAALRAQALEVGLRGGESLLVAARILRDNQGWDELRQLWLHHDAESLAIVPDKIAASIADLAARAGWLDTAQAVAARTIERSGSASARRTHARAAEQTQIARTGWPKDPVSERVYEPDPKAILAVLAQSLPYRSGGYATRGHGILTSLQSMDWHILAVTRLGFPYDFWKKNDPREVEDHDVVDGLTYRRLLEPREREYLTTPMASYIERFATRVESVAREHRASLIQASSFQNNGLAGLRAARRLGIPFVYEMRGLEDLMKVSRNPGFSETDAHRYMTGLELHIVQNADLTFVITEALREEMIRRGGPADRIVVLPNGVHADQFLPREPDQALIDELGIRGKTVIGYAGSLVDYEGLDLLLNAVAQLKQTRDDFAVILVGDGAYERKLRRMARDLGVLDVVTFTGRVPHEEVARYLSIFQITPFPRLPLPVCELISPIKPFEAMAMGKACISSSVAALAEIVEADVRGLVFTKGDADDFARQLTRYLDDPELRERMGRQARDWVLAERDWRKVTSIADAAYERLLGSPHTVPAGVAQASSS from the coding sequence GTGAGCCCGATCACCGTGTCCGCTGCCAAGAGGCAGGCCAGGCGCGCCGCACGTGCCACCGCCCGCCGGGTCAACCTCGAAAGAATCGCAGCGCTGCCTCATCAGGGCGGCAAGGTTGGTCGCCGAGCGATCGTCACGCAGGCTCGGCTCTTCGTGCACCTTGGCGGTCGAGCCGAGGAGGGACTCGTGCTTCTCGGCACGATGTCCGATGCTGACCTGGGCCCGACCGGTCACGCCTTCAAGGCCTGCTTCCACCATGAGCTCGGGGCGACGGAGGCCGCCATCCACGAGGCGACCGCGGCACTGCATCAGCACCCAGATGCCGAGGCCCTGGGCTTTGCGATGTGGATCGCGCAGCGCAACGGCCACGAGGCCCTCATCCGTCGGGCCAACACCCTCGCCGCCACCGTGCAGCCCACCCTGACGAAGGACGCCGAGCGTCTGCTGAGGGCCTTCCGCTCGGACGACATCGCGCAGACGGATGCCTTCGTCGCCAACGCGGCCACCTGGACCTGCGACCACAGCGTCGATCGTCTCGAGCAGATCAGCGCTGAGACCGAGATCCGTAGCGCCGACGACCCAGCTGCGCTGCGCGCCCAGGCCCTCGAGGTCGGGCTGCGGGGCGGGGAGAGCTTGCTTGTCGCGGCGCGCATCCTTCGGGACAATCAGGGGTGGGACGAGTTGCGGCAGCTGTGGCTCCACCACGACGCCGAGTCGCTGGCGATCGTCCCCGACAAGATCGCCGCAAGCATCGCGGACCTCGCCGCCCGGGCCGGGTGGCTCGACACGGCACAGGCCGTCGCGGCTCGGACCATCGAGAGGTCCGGTAGTGCCTCGGCTCGTCGCACCCACGCCCGTGCCGCAGAACAGACCCAGATCGCGCGTACGGGATGGCCGAAGGACCCTGTCTCGGAGCGCGTCTACGAGCCCGACCCCAAGGCGATCTTGGCTGTTCTCGCGCAGTCCCTCCCCTACCGCTCGGGCGGGTACGCCACCCGCGGCCACGGGATCCTCACCAGCCTTCAGTCCATGGACTGGCACATCCTCGCGGTGACCCGTCTCGGTTTCCCGTATGACTTCTGGAAGAAGAACGACCCTCGCGAGGTCGAGGACCACGACGTCGTCGATGGCCTGACCTACCGACGCCTCCTGGAGCCCCGGGAGAGGGAGTACCTCACGACTCCGATGGCCTCCTACATCGAGCGCTTCGCCACCCGGGTGGAGTCGGTGGCCCGCGAGCACCGTGCCAGCCTCATCCAGGCGAGCAGCTTCCAGAACAACGGGCTGGCCGGCTTGCGCGCCGCCCGCCGACTGGGCATCCCCTTCGTCTACGAGATGCGCGGTCTGGAGGACCTGATGAAGGTCTCGCGCAACCCCGGTTTCAGCGAGACCGATGCACATCGCTACATGACAGGGCTGGAGCTGCACATCGTGCAGAACGCCGACCTGACCTTCGTCATCACCGAGGCGTTGCGCGAGGAGATGATCCGCCGCGGAGGACCCGCCGACCGCATCGTCGTCCTGCCCAACGGTGTCCACGCCGATCAGTTCCTCCCCCGAGAGCCTGACCAGGCGCTCATCGACGAGCTCGGCATCCGCGGCAAGACGGTCATCGGCTACGCCGGGTCCCTGGTCGACTACGAAGGGCTGGACCTGCTGCTCAACGCCGTGGCCCAGCTGAAGCAGACGCGTGACGACTTCGCAGTGATCCTCGTCGGCGACGGTGCCTACGAGCGCAAGCTACGCCGCATGGCCCGCGATCTCGGCGTCCTCGACGTGGTGACGTTCACCGGTCGGGTTCCTCACGAGGAGGTGGCACGCTACCTCTCGATCTTCCAGATCACGCCCTTCCCCCGCCTTCCTCTCCCGGTCTGCGAGCTGATCAGCCCCATCAAGCCCTTCGAGGCCATGGCGATGGGCAAGGCATGCATCTCCAGCTCCGTGGCGGCCCTCGCCGAGATCGTCGAGGCCGACGTCCGTGGACTCGTCTTCACCAAGGGCGACGCCGACGACTTCGCGCGACAGCTGACCCGCTACCTCGACGACCCAGAGCTACGCGAAAGGATGGGACGTCAGGCGCGCGACTGGGTCCTCGCCGAGCGGGACTGGCGCAAGGTCACCTCGATCGCCGACGCGGCCTACGAACGTCTGCTCGGCTCTCCCCACACGGTGCCGGCCGGGGTTGCCCAGGCTTCCTCGAGCTGA